In one window of Miscanthus floridulus cultivar M001 chromosome 12, ASM1932011v1, whole genome shotgun sequence DNA:
- the LOC136495883 gene encoding GDSL esterase/lipase At2g42990-like produces the protein MVGDPESDPPVEATVDMFREYKSRLADHLGAAEAHAVVAGAVYAVSIGTNDFIENYFALTTTRFLEFTLAEYTDYLVGLARGFLAELYGLGARKVGFTGLAPMGCLPLERARALGRRCAEEYNAAARAFNAARADMVRELGGELPGAEIRVAEVYGFFEDMVRDPGRHGFARADVGCCGTGTYEMGYACGAWAAAAPAGTGTCPDADRYVF, from the coding sequence ATGGTTGGTGATCCAGAGAGTGACCCCCCTGTGGAAGCAACTGTGGACATGTTCCGGGAGTACAAGTCCCGGCTGGCAGACCACTTGGGCGCCGCCGAGGCACACGCCGTGGTGGCCGGCGCCGTGTACGCCGTGAGCATCGGCACCAACGACTTCATCGAGAACTACTTCGCGCTGACAACGACGCGGTTCCTCGAGTTCACGCTGGCCGAGTACACGGACTACCTCGTGGGCCTCGCCCGGGGCTTCCTGGCGGAGCTCTACGGCCTGGGCGCCCGCAAGGTTGGCTTCACGGGGCTCGCCCCCATGGGCTGCCTGCCACTGGAGCGCGCCCGCGCCCTGGGCCGCCGCTGCGCCGAGGAGTACAACGCCGCGGCGCGCGCCTTCAACGCGGCGCGCGCGGACATGGTGCGCGAGCTGGGCGGCGAGCTGCCGGGCGCCGAGATCCGGGTGGCGGAGGTCTACGGCTTCTTCGAGGACATGGTGCGCGACCCGGGGAGGCACGGCTTCGCGCGCGCCGACGTGGGGTGCTGCGGGACGGGCACCTACGAGATGGGGTACGCGTGCGGcgcgtgggcggcggcggcgccggcggggaCAGGGACGTGCCCGGACGCCGACCGCTACGTGTTCTAG